From a region of the Drosophila virilis strain 15010-1051.87 chromosome 3, Dvir_AGI_RSII-ME, whole genome shotgun sequence genome:
- the LOC6622645 gene encoding uncharacterized protein, giving the protein MHANQKKKARARNRPRNKCNRSGETEQEKKPDVPESVPVSFDLEQFEPQPEPSKVEPNTSAIYLIQKILRKKLLSKKGPSAATSPANAAPAKVPTPPPKPTNGSQSVEVSELLKCIGSKLQKGSAELPTGAVFSQLGKMFSTAPLSDSESSDEEAEYVEYIYKPRQYFMASLCNHCKLDLCGRQPMACRGCGLVYYCSVLHMRDDQEHRQLCYGLRQLVERNGHDTFYKCGDFSAEQFRSYRIVCIRQLEQAINRTLTATEQEVLLFPFICGHVKCREHRLKKLAACGRCGEAAFCRDKPDHLGAGHAEWCGAYRLFKAFVMFQAKFGRLEPPLPDKVLRDAPLGCTNTRQILKKLSFDVTDACELAALTQISTGPLTAFLAIKLCGRLKAKELTIHLVGAEMEFEVDVFQKWEIFLLHILPAVATLNVVFVGPELNTKNISFDQLSKIRCCRLCRKAQRTVQYYFENQLYHNYCSAPGFQNPDLACFFNSGLYRATGYALEDTWPETIRATLNLKCPVVVTSYTKYEAPLDLSHFLNQSNRQLSVVLPPTTNPFGSEKPERNFISDDDAPFMFKNFQCFVIE; this is encoded by the exons GACTTGGAGCAGTTTGAGCCGCAGCCCGAACCATCTAAAGTCGAGCCGAACACCAGCGCCATTTATCTAATACAAAAGATTCTGCGCAAGAAACTGTTGTCCAAAAAAGGTCCATCGGCGGCGACAAGTCCAGCAAACGCCGCTCCAGCCAAAGTGCCCACTCCTCCGCCCAAACCAACCAACGGCAGCCAAAGTGTTGAAGTGAGCGAGCTTCTAAAATGCATTGGAAGCAAGCTGCAAAAAG GTTCCGCCGAGTTGCCAACGGGTGCAGTTTTCAGTCAGCTGGGCAAGATGTTCAGCACGGCGCCCTTGAGCGACTCGGAGTCATCCGACGAGGAGGCAGAGTACGTGGAGTACATATACAAGCCGCGGCAATATTTCATGGCATCGCTGTGCAAC CATTGCAAGTTGGATCTGTGCGGCCGGCAGCCGATGGCGTGCAGAGGCTGCGGTTTGGTCTACTACTGCAGCGTGCTCCACATGCGGGACGATCAGGAGCACCGCCAGTTGTGCTACGGCCTGCGCCAGTTGGTGGAGCGCAATG GGCACGATACCTTCTACAAGTGCGGCGACTTTAGTGCCGAACAGTTTCGCTCGTATCGCATTGTGTGCATACGTCAGCTGGAGCAGGCCATAAATCGTACCCTAACGGCCACGGAGCAGGAGGTGTTGCTCTTTCCCTTCATCTGCGGGCATGTCAAGTGCCGGGAGCACAGACTAAAGAAGCTAGCGGCGTGCGGGCGCTGTGGCGAGGCTGCCTTCTGCAGGGATAAGCCGGATCATTTAGGCGCTGGCCATGCCGAATGGTGTGGCGCTTACAGGCTCTTCAAGGCATTTGTCATGTTCCAGGCGAAGTTTGGACGTCTGGAACCGCCGCTGCCCGACAAGGTCTTGAGAGATGCACCACTTGGCTGCACCAATACCAggcaaatattgaaaaagctaAGTTTTG ATGTAACCGATGCTTGCGAGCTTGCTGCACTTACTCAGATATCCACAGGACCTCTAACCGCATTTTTAGCCATTAAGCTTTGCGGACGTCTGAAAGCCAAGGAGCTAACAATTCATCTGGTTGGAGCTGAAATGGAATTCGAAGTTGATGTATTTCAGAAGTGGGAGATTTTTTTGCTGCACATTTTACCAGCAGTTGCAACGTTGAATGTCGTTTTCGTTGGACCAGAGCTGAACACCAAGAACATATCCTTTGACCAACTATCGAAGATTAG ATGTTGTCGTTTGTGTCGCAAAGCACAACGCACTGTGCAATATTATTTTGAGAATCAACTTTATCACAATTATTGCTCGGCACCAGGTTTTCAAAACCCGGACTTGG CCTGTTTTTTCAACTCGGGACTGTATCGGGCTACTGGCTATGCATTGGAAGACACCTGGCCGGAGACAATACGGGCAACTTTGAATCTCAAATGTCCAGTTGTAGTTACATCTTATACTAAATATGAAGCGCCGCTGGACTTGAGTCATTTTCTCAATCAGTCGAATCGTCAGTTAAGTGTCGTGCTGCCGCCCACCACAAACCCCTTTGGGTCAGAGAAGCCGGAACGTAATTTTATATCAGACGATGATGCACCTTTCATGTTCAAGAATTTTCAATGTTTTGTTATTGAGTAA